One genomic window of Glycine soja cultivar W05 chromosome 9, ASM419377v2, whole genome shotgun sequence includes the following:
- the LOC114366913 gene encoding uncharacterized protein LOC114366913, which translates to MINFYFMTIDADVGAGEQTDAGEQMDAGKQRDGDEQRDTDAGEQRDGSEQRDTDAGEQRDGSEQRDAEAGEERDADGEERDVADSEEEREVDSDETDAEWFINFSCMLNEVEAEVETDGYHSEELNIPISSDDEDEDVEVYPQYSQSSGVGEQKLELGMEFGTLDEFKSALREYSILMGREFKWKKNDKQRARAKCKKAFCDWEIYCAKNEVRNSFQIKTFKHNHNCCREVNNKQANRQWVVSKLEGKLRMQPTLKCVEALEYFKQEFGVHIEVTKMWRAMKEAKQLVEGNERKQYAKVFDYAHELLRSNPGSTVKINTVPSPEGPPQFQRLYICLAGCKKGFVAGCRPFIGLDGCFLKSAFGGNLLSAVGLDGNNHIYVIAYAVVDIENKDNWKWFLTLLHEDLGDYIQNGWNFMSDMQKGLIPALQEVMPGAPHRFCVLHLWKNFTKQWKSKELKGIVWQCAKSTTVAEFEGHMAHLKTINCQAWEYLNKWPKQAWTKAHFSTTPKVDNICNNTCEVFNSRILQYRCKPIITMLEEIRSYIMRTMAARKVKLSGKPGPLCPVQYKRLEKEFHFANQWTPIWCGDNMGLRYEVHMWGNKVEVNLGEWTCTCGVWQLTGMPCRHAIATITHKGGKPEDMCHEWLSIEAYNKTYQHFIEPVQGPQYWAQTQYTHPVPPHKKVQRGRPKKNRRRSVDEDNVTGHKLKRKLAEFTCGRCGQTNHNIRSCKNIGVPVRPKKYVAPSTSNEDDHLLSQDEQALNEAEEAAAHVQQDPVEINLSQPHLSQDSDMEVPATIVPPIARNKLAITRAKKKEGC; encoded by the exons atgattaatttttactttatgaCCATTGATGCAGATGTTGGTGCTGGAGAGCAGACAGATGCTGGTGAGCAGATGGATGCTGGTAAGCAGAGGGATGGTGATGAGCAGAGGGATACTGATGCTGGTGAGCAAAGAGATGGTAGTGAGCAGAGGGATACTGATGCTGGTGAGCAAAGAGATGGTAGTGAGCAGAGGGATGCTGAAGCTGGTGAGGAGAGAGATGCTGATGGTGAAGAGAGAGATGTTGCTGATAGTGAGGAGGAAAGGGAAGTTGACAGTGATGAGACAGATGCTGAGTGGTTTATAAATTTCTCTTGTATGTTGAATGAAGTTGAAGCTGAAGTTGAGACAGATGGTTATCATTCAGAGGAGCTTAATATCCCCATTAgtagtgatgatgaagatgaggatgttgaAGTTTATCCTCAATATAGTCAAAGTAGTGGAGTTGGTGAACAGAAGTTGGAATTAGGGATGGAGTTTGGTACTCTAGATGAATTTAAATCTGCCTTGAGGGAGTATAGCATATTGATGGGCAGGGAGTTCAAGTGGAAGAAGAATGATAAACAGAGGGCTAGAGCAAAATGCAAGAAGGCATTTTGTGATTGGGAAATCTACTGTGCAAAGAATGAAGTTAGAAACTCTTTTCAGATAAAGACATTTAAGCATAACCATAATTGCTGCAGAGAAGTGAACAACAAACAAGCAAATAGACAGTGGGTGGTCAGTAAACTTGAGGGCAAACTCAGAATGCAGCCAACCCTTAAATGTGTTGAAGCTTTGGAATATTTCAAGCAAGAGTTTGGAGTGCACATTGAAGTTACAAAGATGTGGAGAGCCATGAAAGAAGCAAAGCAATTAGTGGAAGGGAATGAGAGGAAACAATATGCCAAAGTATttgattatgcacatgaattgtTGAGGAGCAATCCTGGATCAACAGTTAAGATCAACACAGTGCCAAGTCCAGAAGGTCCACCACAATTTCAGAGGCTATATATTTGTCTTGCTGGCTGTAAGAAGGGGTTTGTTGCTGGATGTAGACCATTCATAGGTCTAGATGGATGTTTCCTAAAGAGTGCATTTGGAGGAAACTTGCTCTCTGCTGTTGGGCTTGATGGCAATAACCACATCTATGTTATTGCTTATGCTGTTGTGGACATTGAGAACAAAGACAATTGGAAATGGTTTTTAACTTTGTTGCATGAAGATCTTGGGGATTACATACAGAATGGGTGGAATTTCATGTCAGACATGCAAAAG GGACTTATTCCAGCTTTACAGGAAGTCATGCCTGGTGCACCTCATAGATTTTGTGTCTTGCATCTTTGGAAAAATTTTACAAAGCAATGGAAAAGCAAGGAACTTAAAGGAATTGTGTGGCAATGTGCAAAATCCACTACTGTTGCTGAGTTTGAAGGCCATATGGCCCATTTGAAGACAATCAACTGCCAGGCTTGGGAGTATTTGAATAAATGGCCCAAACAAGCATGGACAAAAGCCCACTTCAGTACAACACCCAAGGTGGACAATATATGCAACAACACTTGTgaggtattcaattccagaattcTGCAGTATAGATGCAAGCCTATTATCACAATGCTTGAAGAAATTAGAAGTTATATCATGAGAACCATGGCTGCCCGCAAGGTTAAACTTTCTGGAAAACCTGGACCATTATGTCCAGTGCAGTATAAAAGACTAGAAAAAGAATTCCATTTTGCTAATCAATGGACTCCCATTTGGTGTGGTGATAACATGGGCCTGAGATATGAGGTCCACATGTGGGGGAATAAGGTTGAGGTCAATTTAGGTGAATGGACATGCACTTGTGGAGTATGGCAACTAACAG GGATGCCATGCCGACATGCCATTGCAACAATAACTCACAAAGGAGGGAAGCCTGAGGACATGTGTCATGAGTGGCTGTCAATAGAAGCTTATAATAAGACATACCAGCATTTTATTGAACCAGTCCAAGGACCACAATATTGGGCCCAGACACAGTATACACACCCTGTTCCACCACATAAAAAGGTCCAAAGAGGAAGgccaaagaaaaatagaaggagATCTGTAGATGAGGACAATGTCACAGGACATAAGCTAAAGAGGAAATTGGCTGAGTTTACATGTGGAAGGTGTGGCCAAACCAATCATAACATTAGAAGCTGTAAAAATATTGGAGTTCCTGTTAGGCCAAAGAAATATGTTGCACCATCAACTTCCAATGAGGATGACCACCTATTATCTCAAGATGAACAAGCTTTGAATGAGGCTGAAGAAGCTGCTGCTCATGTTCAACAAGATCCGGTGGAGATTAATTTATCTCAGCCTCATTTGTCACAAGATAGTGACATGGAGGTCCCTGCAACTATTGTTCCACCAATAGCAAGGAATAAGCTAGCCATAACAAGAGCCAAAAAAAAGGAAGGTTGCTGA